A window from Sphingobacterium hotanense encodes these proteins:
- a CDS encoding NAD(P)/FAD-dependent oxidoreductase, with protein MDLKSNEPFWLIKNGILNSYPSLQEDTECDVLIVGSGITGSLIAHQCIMDGYNTVLIDKREVCNGSTSATTSMLQYEIDAPLYELKETVGEEKALASYQACSDAIDRLEEISKSIKSNAGFERKKSLYFASTQKDSKWLYKEFEARKAAGFKVEWLTDEEITSRFDIQKNHGGILSKQGASVDAFTLAHELLAINAKKGLRIFDKTELTKVDYKRGFNLCTLSTSASIKAKKIIYCVGYESANMIKEKFVNLLSTYAIISEVDKELWKKYKDVLMWNTSSPYLYMRTSDDYRFLVGGEDEDFRNPQKRDELLADKEQKLVKSFRKMFPDHDFQLDFSWAGTFGETKDALPYIGAHPDFKNSYFVLGFGGNGITFSVTGMEMVSEWLKGKKHKLSEAFKFGR; from the coding sequence ATGGACTTAAAATCGAATGAACCCTTTTGGTTAATTAAGAATGGTATTTTAAACAGTTATCCTTCTCTTCAAGAGGATACGGAATGCGACGTGCTCATTGTTGGTTCGGGCATCACCGGTTCGCTGATAGCGCATCAATGTATTATGGATGGCTACAACACCGTACTGATCGATAAGCGGGAGGTTTGTAATGGCAGTACCTCGGCCACCACTTCCATGTTGCAGTATGAAATTGACGCGCCGCTTTACGAGTTGAAGGAGACTGTAGGCGAAGAGAAAGCTTTAGCAAGTTATCAAGCCTGTTCGGATGCTATTGATCGCTTAGAGGAAATATCAAAATCTATAAAGTCGAATGCTGGTTTCGAGCGCAAGAAATCCCTTTATTTTGCTAGTACGCAAAAAGATTCCAAATGGCTTTATAAAGAATTCGAAGCCCGGAAGGCGGCAGGTTTCAAGGTGGAATGGTTAACTGATGAAGAAATAACCTCAAGATTTGATATACAGAAGAATCACGGCGGCATCTTATCGAAACAGGGAGCCAGTGTCGATGCGTTTACCCTAGCGCATGAATTATTAGCAATAAATGCGAAAAAAGGATTGAGGATTTTTGATAAGACCGAACTGACGAAGGTAGATTACAAGCGAGGATTCAATTTATGTACCTTGAGCACTTCGGCCAGCATCAAGGCTAAAAAGATCATCTATTGTGTAGGATATGAAAGTGCGAACATGATAAAGGAAAAATTTGTTAATCTATTGAGCACTTACGCCATCATTTCTGAAGTAGATAAAGAGCTATGGAAGAAATATAAGGACGTCTTGATGTGGAACACCTCCTCCCCTTACCTTTATATGCGCACGTCAGACGATTATCGTTTCTTGGTTGGCGGAGAAGATGAGGATTTCAGAAATCCCCAAAAGCGCGATGAATTACTTGCCGACAAGGAGCAAAAGCTCGTTAAAAGTTTCAGAAAAATGTTTCCAGATCATGATTTCCAATTAGACTTTAGTTGGGCGGGCACCTTCGGAGAGACAAAAGACGCCCTTCCTTACATTGGCGCACATCCGGATTTTAAGAATTCTTACTTTGTATTAGGCTTTGGGGGAAATGGAATTACATTCTCCGTTACCGGTATGGAGATGGTTTCTGAGTGGCTGAAAGGAAAAAAACATAAGCTCTCGGAAGCGTTTAAATTTGGAAGATAA
- a CDS encoding response regulator transcription factor, with product MQILVIEDDKRISDFLVKGLEENGHLLTLCKSAEEVLANYTTLPWDIIICDIMLPKMDGIQLVQTLRYKKVNCPIIMLSALNSTQDKVAALDSGADDYLTKPFHFDELLSRINALARRNQLNAVEERFNIRTFNDLQIDLDQFRVSLNNQDVKLSPREYKLLIYLVENKDRAVSRTQILNAVWGLNFDNQTNVVDVYISYLRSKIENADNKFIYTVKGVGYIFKS from the coding sequence ATGCAGATTTTAGTCATAGAAGACGATAAAAGGATCAGTGATTTCTTGGTGAAGGGATTGGAGGAGAACGGACATTTACTGACCTTATGCAAGTCTGCAGAAGAGGTATTGGCAAACTATACTACTCTTCCCTGGGACATCATCATTTGTGACATCATGCTACCCAAGATGGATGGAATCCAATTGGTGCAGACCCTGCGCTACAAAAAGGTGAATTGCCCGATCATTATGCTGAGTGCACTGAACAGCACACAAGACAAAGTCGCCGCATTGGATAGTGGTGCTGATGACTACCTGACCAAACCCTTCCATTTCGATGAATTATTATCCAGAATCAATGCACTTGCTCGTCGAAACCAACTCAATGCCGTAGAAGAGCGTTTCAATATTCGTACTTTCAATGATCTCCAAATCGATTTGGATCAATTTAGGGTATCCCTCAACAATCAGGATGTCAAACTCTCGCCTCGGGAATACAAGCTCTTGATCTACTTAGTGGAAAATAAAGATCGCGCCGTTAGCAGAACACAAATTCTAAACGCCGTCTGGGGACTCAATTTTGATAATCAAACAAACGTTGTTGATGTCTACATCTCCTATTTGCGATCGAAGATTGAAAACGCAGACAATAAATTCATATACACCGTAAAAGGAGTTGGGTATATATTTAAATCTTAA
- a CDS encoding sensor histidine kinase, with amino-acid sequence MENKERQNLANKSVLAAIYYLEQDEVTESEHEKTKNLLLKTISRRNIAVYDGENIRFKGDMLTDSNITTSFIQQVRNSKSANFSNKDFFYHGLYYLDNQGEFVVITREPKSAFNEQMFSLLKILVIVSLVGLILIYLFSRYLGNIAYDPVNRIVDQIKTRDRNSFYEPLKEEQSYAEIHDLIGTYNRFIDRLSQNFQIQKNFIDYVSHELRTPITAILGTLEVTETKDRSSEEYKNTLRSLKQYSLDLNDALDQMMILSGAKKSFEFRPTRLDEIVWEVAEHGILYHEAKINVQVSVQNAELMEIKADAKLLELALNNLVGNAIKYSNNRPVHIELYEINNQLALSIKDEGIGILKEDIEKIRQNFYRGQNSKDYQGKGIGLSMAHIIFNIHKIEMSLEENKPYGTVVILKFPTF; translated from the coding sequence ATGGAGAACAAGGAACGACAAAACCTGGCCAACAAATCTGTACTTGCAGCAATCTATTATCTTGAACAAGATGAGGTCACTGAATCCGAGCATGAGAAAACGAAGAATCTACTTCTGAAAACAATATCAAGAAGAAATATTGCCGTTTATGATGGTGAAAACATCCGATTTAAAGGTGATATGCTCACCGATTCAAACATTACGACTTCCTTTATACAGCAAGTAAGAAATTCAAAGTCGGCGAATTTTTCGAATAAGGACTTTTTTTATCACGGGCTTTATTATCTCGATAATCAGGGCGAATTTGTCGTTATCACCAGAGAACCGAAGTCTGCTTTCAATGAACAAATGTTCTCCTTATTGAAGATACTGGTCATCGTTTCCTTGGTCGGATTGATCTTGATCTACCTATTTTCCAGATATCTGGGTAATATTGCTTACGATCCGGTGAACCGCATCGTAGACCAAATTAAAACTAGAGACCGAAATAGCTTTTACGAGCCGCTAAAAGAAGAGCAATCCTATGCAGAAATACATGACCTTATCGGGACTTACAATCGCTTCATCGATCGGCTTTCTCAAAACTTCCAGATTCAAAAAAACTTCATCGATTATGTTTCTCACGAGCTGAGGACGCCTATCACGGCCATACTAGGAACGTTAGAAGTGACGGAAACGAAGGATCGCTCTTCCGAAGAATATAAAAATACGCTCCGTAGTTTAAAGCAATATAGTCTCGATCTGAACGATGCGCTCGATCAGATGATGATACTTTCGGGAGCAAAGAAAAGTTTCGAGTTTAGACCAACTCGGCTAGATGAAATAGTTTGGGAGGTCGCCGAACATGGCATACTTTATCATGAGGCAAAGATCAACGTACAGGTAAGCGTTCAAAATGCTGAGCTGATGGAAATAAAAGCGGATGCTAAATTACTTGAGTTGGCCCTTAATAATCTTGTTGGCAATGCCATCAAGTATTCGAACAACCGTCCGGTCCATATTGAACTATACGAGATAAACAATCAGTTAGCGCTAAGTATTAAAGACGAGGGTATTGGAATTTTAAAAGAAGATATAGAGAAGATTAGGCAAAACTTCTACCGAGGTCAAAACAGTAAGGATTATCAAGGGAAAGGGATTGGTCTGTCTATGGCTCATATCATTTTCAATATACATAAAATTGAAATGTCACTGGAAGAAAACAAGCCCTATGGCACGGTCGTAATCTTGAAGTTTCCTACTTTCTAA
- a CDS encoding TolC family protein, whose translation MWQKAFLSFISILYSLTSCFSQELTLDDLEKSFVLNNQSLFIEKFNISKAEAHRMQAKVWNNPSFELSEVNLWTNQTVDQGIKQQYAIELQQLIETAGKRKSRIQVKAFEKKDAEYAYLELLFQLKSELHKAFYTARALYQQEEVNKQIEALYRRQTEKFKKHVDAQHISKADYLRIQAALLSLQRENLLLHHQQLEIVHQIAVLTQMPQLTFDSLNLQATSESNMEHNYLSGIDQKLANNIQLLRKANNIEIARANWSLEHANRIPNLQLIINNDRGGNIMRNFVGVGLSFDIPLFDRNKQHIKAARLELNQQEAHAKQVDFELRAELSKLINQISETEKTLLLWSENLKEDQSAILEIYQRNLMAGQISLIQFIDYIESFKDARTAYIELHETYQHQLADLKLLIGPETPIYEN comes from the coding sequence ATGTGGCAAAAAGCATTTCTTTCCTTTATTTCTATTCTCTATAGCTTGACTAGCTGTTTTTCACAGGAGCTTACGCTAGACGACTTAGAGAAGAGCTTTGTGCTCAACAATCAGAGCCTCTTTATTGAGAAATTCAATATCAGTAAAGCAGAGGCGCACCGAATGCAGGCCAAGGTTTGGAACAATCCGAGCTTCGAGCTAAGTGAGGTCAATCTTTGGACGAATCAAACCGTTGATCAGGGAATAAAGCAACAATATGCTATCGAGCTGCAGCAATTGATTGAAACGGCGGGCAAACGTAAATCTCGCATACAGGTTAAAGCCTTTGAAAAGAAAGACGCGGAATATGCTTACCTGGAATTATTATTTCAATTAAAATCTGAACTTCATAAGGCTTTTTACACTGCCCGTGCCTTATACCAACAGGAAGAAGTAAATAAGCAAATTGAGGCATTATACCGACGCCAAACAGAAAAATTCAAAAAGCATGTTGATGCTCAGCATATCTCAAAAGCTGATTATTTAAGAATTCAAGCTGCACTGTTGAGTTTACAGCGCGAGAACTTGTTGCTACATCATCAGCAACTAGAAATAGTGCATCAAATAGCCGTACTAACTCAGATGCCGCAGCTGACCTTCGATTCCCTGAATCTACAGGCAACATCGGAAAGCAACATGGAGCATAATTATCTTTCAGGTATCGATCAAAAGCTAGCGAACAATATCCAGCTTCTCCGAAAAGCAAATAATATAGAAATAGCGCGTGCGAATTGGAGTCTGGAGCATGCCAATAGGATTCCAAACTTGCAACTGATAATAAACAACGACCGGGGTGGAAACATCATGCGAAACTTCGTTGGTGTCGGTCTATCCTTTGACATTCCACTATTCGATAGAAATAAACAGCATATCAAGGCTGCTCGACTTGAGCTGAATCAGCAGGAAGCTCATGCGAAGCAAGTTGACTTTGAACTGCGAGCAGAGCTTAGCAAATTGATCAATCAAATATCAGAAACCGAGAAAACCCTACTACTCTGGTCTGAAAATCTGAAAGAAGATCAGTCCGCAATCTTGGAAATCTATCAAAGAAATTTAATGGCAGGACAGATATCCTTAATTCAATTTATTGATTACATAGAATCCTTTAAAGATGCCAGAACTGCATATATCGAGCTCCATGAAACCTATCAACATCAATTAGCGGATTTAAAACTCCTTATTGGCCCTGAAACTCCTATTTATGAAAATTAA
- a CDS encoding efflux RND transporter periplasmic adaptor subunit yields MKIKTLLLSIPILLLQLSACQNGNDQVVSESDGLDTTYCISTESKNLIGLDIIHQRPIQEQLTFSGKVEYNENDLVSFKSLIQGVVEQVNFELGDEVKKGQLLATVSSSDIQQLLQDRRYQESQISLLEKQISSKKEMLKDGLIAKPELLTSEYELAAAKIELDKINAALQLFKATSKGSFQLIAPKNGIIVKKNISAGQTISPEDNDSPLFAISNLKQVWILINIHATNLPYIHLNDEVQIRTLAYPDRTYRGRIDKIYNVFDDDEHVLKARVVLSNEDLKLLPGLSADIIVNKRTNLGDAFAIPNGAKIFHNNKEYVVLYNTDCDLQVKEIKSIASNEEFTYVKEEFAEGQQIITRNALLFFEQLIP; encoded by the coding sequence ATGAAAATTAAAACACTATTGCTAAGTATTCCAATTTTGCTTCTACAGCTATCTGCCTGTCAAAACGGCAACGATCAGGTAGTTTCAGAATCTGACGGCTTGGATACCACATACTGCATCTCGACGGAATCAAAGAACTTGATTGGTCTTGATATTATTCATCAACGTCCTATTCAAGAACAACTGACCTTTAGCGGCAAAGTCGAATACAATGAGAACGACCTCGTTTCCTTCAAGAGTTTAATTCAGGGGGTTGTCGAACAGGTGAACTTCGAACTGGGCGACGAAGTTAAAAAAGGACAACTATTGGCTACCGTGAGCTCATCTGATATCCAGCAACTTCTTCAAGATCGCCGATATCAGGAAAGTCAAATTAGCCTTCTTGAAAAGCAGATCAGCAGCAAAAAGGAAATGTTGAAAGACGGTTTAATCGCGAAGCCAGAACTGCTCACGAGCGAGTATGAACTTGCGGCAGCGAAAATAGAACTCGACAAAATAAATGCAGCACTACAGTTATTCAAAGCGACCAGCAAGGGATCCTTTCAACTAATTGCTCCTAAAAATGGTATTATCGTCAAGAAGAATATCAGCGCGGGTCAAACAATCAGTCCCGAGGATAATGATTCGCCATTATTCGCCATATCAAACCTGAAACAGGTATGGATATTAATCAACATACATGCGACCAATCTTCCTTACATCCATCTTAACGATGAGGTACAAATTCGCACCCTGGCCTACCCCGACCGAACTTACCGCGGTAGAATCGATAAGATATATAATGTGTTCGACGATGATGAACATGTATTAAAAGCACGGGTAGTGTTATCGAATGAGGATCTTAAGCTCCTTCCGGGCCTAAGTGCAGACATTATCGTTAATAAGCGTACAAATCTAGGTGATGCTTTCGCGATACCCAATGGCGCAAAGATATTCCATAATAACAAAGAATACGTCGTTCTGTATAATACAGATTGTGACCTGCAGGTGAAAGAAATAAAGAGCATTGCCAGCAATGAGGAATTCACCTATGTGAAGGAAGAGTTCGCCGAGGGCCAGCAGATCATCACTAGAAATGCACTACTATTCTTCGAACAGTTAATTCCCTAA
- a CDS encoding efflux RND transporter permease subunit, whose translation MKKFVQALVTFSLRNSTFILFPTFILLFVGLYALKHTAIEAFPDVTNTRARIITQWPGRSAEEVEKMVTLPVSKLMNNIPKKSNIRSISLFGLSVVTVQFEDGVDDFFAQQYVSNKISAVNLPEGAEASIEPPSGATGEIYRYVIKSDLPTREIAAIQDWVIERELLSVSGVADVISFGGAEKIYEIKINPTELRNYNLSPLDVYEAVSKSNINVGGDMIQQGDQAYVVRGVGLLDRIDDIGNITIELNGTTPILVKHVAEVVVSNKPKLGQVGYNDNNDLIEGIVVMLRGENPSSVVENLKIKIEELNTRILPENVQIEPVIDRTTLVDNTVKTVSKNLIEGVLLVSLIVFIFLYNWKSTLIVASVIPLAFLFAIIMLKIQGLPANLISMGSLDFGLLLEGTLVIVETVFVALATMSHKVGAKRFAKMSKMGIIKKSTGSVASYIFFALLILIVALLPIFSFQKVEGKMFTPLAFTLGYALLGSLILSLTYVPAMCKLLFTKEMEERENWITKFFQRAIFGLYEVSFKYKKASIGIFIGILSICIALFSQYGSEFLPKLNEGAIYIRATLPNSVNLEKSTELTVEMKKLIQKGTEEIDFILTQTGRPNDGTDPTGFFNIEFLVQLNDPSTWKRKVTKEDIIQEIRTKLQHYPGINFGFSQPIQDNVEEYVAGVKSALVIKIFGDDLYELERYANKLAGTIEKVQGITDINVYKNIGLPELRIQLHDHKMAKYGISTADVQAVIEMTIGGQAATRFYEGDRQFDVVLRFQEEYRNSPEKIGNIMIPSSNGQHIPLQEIASIGYITGPAFIYREGNSRYIGVGFSIEGRDLGSTIAEAKQLVAKEIKLPKGKHMEWAGEFESKERASKQLALVVPISLVLILMLLYFNFGNIKDTAICSITLAFAFIGGFLSLWATGTVFGISAGIGFIILFGVATIDGIVLIGVIRDNIAHRIPLKEAIIQGVRSRIRPVVMIALMGSFGLLPAALSTGMGSEIQKPLAIMIVGGLIICLILSFSIIPIIFYYAHRKD comes from the coding sequence ATGAAGAAGTTTGTACAAGCCTTAGTTACTTTTTCACTTAGAAACAGTACGTTCATCCTCTTTCCGACTTTCATCCTATTGTTCGTTGGGCTTTATGCCTTGAAGCATACAGCAATTGAAGCCTTCCCCGATGTGACCAACACCCGCGCTAGGATTATCACGCAGTGGCCCGGACGCAGTGCGGAGGAAGTCGAGAAGATGGTCACCCTGCCAGTTTCCAAGCTGATGAATAATATTCCGAAGAAGTCTAATATAAGGTCGATTTCCCTATTCGGGTTATCGGTCGTGACCGTGCAGTTTGAAGATGGGGTTGATGATTTCTTTGCTCAGCAATATGTATCGAATAAAATTTCGGCTGTCAATCTGCCCGAGGGGGCCGAGGCGAGTATAGAACCGCCATCGGGAGCAACCGGAGAGATTTACCGCTACGTCATTAAATCGGATTTGCCAACGCGTGAAATCGCAGCTATTCAAGATTGGGTTATCGAGCGGGAACTACTTTCGGTTTCGGGAGTCGCCGACGTGATCAGTTTTGGGGGTGCCGAAAAAATCTATGAAATCAAGATCAACCCTACGGAATTGAGGAATTATAACCTCTCCCCGTTGGATGTATATGAGGCGGTTTCGAAGTCTAATATCAATGTAGGCGGCGATATGATTCAGCAGGGAGATCAAGCCTATGTTGTTCGAGGTGTCGGATTATTAGACCGCATCGATGATATCGGAAATATAACTATCGAACTAAATGGTACCACGCCTATTCTGGTGAAGCATGTGGCAGAGGTTGTGGTGTCTAACAAACCCAAGCTCGGCCAGGTAGGCTATAATGATAACAACGATTTGATTGAGGGAATTGTCGTGATGTTGCGTGGCGAGAATCCCTCGTCGGTCGTTGAAAATTTAAAGATTAAGATTGAAGAACTCAATACACGGATTCTACCTGAGAATGTACAGATAGAGCCTGTCATCGATCGGACTACGCTAGTCGACAATACAGTTAAAACGGTTTCGAAAAATCTAATAGAGGGCGTACTATTGGTGTCTCTGATTGTGTTTATCTTCTTATACAACTGGAAGTCTACTTTAATAGTTGCCTCTGTAATTCCTTTGGCATTTCTGTTTGCCATCATCATGTTGAAGATTCAGGGCTTGCCCGCCAATCTGATATCGATGGGTTCCTTAGACTTCGGTCTGCTGTTAGAAGGCACATTGGTCATTGTCGAGACGGTATTTGTTGCCTTGGCGACCATGTCGCATAAGGTCGGCGCTAAGCGATTTGCAAAAATGAGCAAGATGGGAATCATCAAGAAGAGCACAGGAAGTGTTGCTTCTTATATCTTCTTTGCCTTATTGATTCTAATCGTTGCGCTATTGCCGATATTCTCCTTTCAAAAGGTGGAAGGTAAGATGTTCACCCCACTTGCTTTTACTTTGGGCTATGCCCTGCTAGGTTCACTCATTCTGAGTTTGACCTATGTTCCGGCGATGTGCAAGCTTCTCTTCACAAAGGAGATGGAAGAACGCGAGAACTGGATTACGAAATTCTTTCAACGAGCAATATTCGGGCTTTATGAAGTCTCGTTTAAATATAAAAAAGCCAGTATTGGCATCTTTATCGGAATACTCTCGATCTGTATAGCCTTGTTTTCCCAATACGGATCGGAGTTCCTTCCGAAACTAAATGAAGGCGCTATCTACATCCGCGCTACCCTTCCCAATAGTGTGAATCTGGAGAAATCGACGGAATTGACGGTGGAAATGAAGAAGCTTATTCAAAAAGGTACGGAGGAGATTGATTTTATACTGACCCAAACAGGTAGACCTAATGATGGAACAGACCCTACGGGATTTTTCAATATTGAATTTCTGGTTCAACTGAACGATCCATCAACATGGAAAAGAAAAGTAACTAAGGAAGATATAATTCAGGAGATCAGAACTAAACTACAGCATTATCCGGGGATTAATTTCGGTTTCAGTCAGCCAATTCAAGATAATGTCGAGGAATATGTTGCCGGTGTAAAGAGTGCTCTGGTCATTAAAATATTTGGCGATGATCTGTACGAACTTGAGCGTTATGCGAATAAACTAGCCGGTACGATAGAGAAAGTGCAGGGTATTACGGATATCAACGTCTATAAGAATATCGGCCTACCGGAACTAAGGATTCAGCTGCATGACCATAAGATGGCGAAATATGGCATCAGTACGGCTGATGTTCAAGCTGTGATCGAGATGACGATTGGTGGGCAGGCGGCGACGAGATTTTACGAAGGAGATCGTCAATTTGATGTGGTCCTACGTTTCCAAGAAGAATATAGAAACAGCCCCGAGAAAATAGGCAATATCATGATTCCCAGTAGCAATGGACAGCATATTCCCCTACAAGAAATTGCTAGCATAGGGTATATAACGGGTCCTGCCTTTATTTATCGCGAAGGAAACAGTCGCTATATCGGGGTTGGTTTCAGTATTGAGGGCCGCGATTTAGGGAGCACCATTGCGGAGGCAAAACAACTGGTTGCAAAAGAGATTAAATTGCCAAAGGGCAAACACATGGAATGGGCAGGCGAATTTGAGAGTAAAGAGCGCGCCAGCAAGCAGTTAGCACTCGTTGTACCTATTTCCTTAGTGCTTATTTTGATGCTGCTTTATTTTAATTTTGGAAACATCAAGGATACAGCAATCTGCTCTATAACCTTGGCCTTTGCCTTCATCGGCGGTTTCCTTTCGCTGTGGGCAACAGGAACTGTATTTGGTATATCCGCAGGCATAGGATTCATTATTCTATTCGGCGTGGCAACGATTGATGGTATTGTTCTGATCGGTGTTATCAGGGACAATATCGCTCATAGAATCCCATTAAAAGAGGCGATTATTCAAGGTGTTAGGAGCCGAATAAGACCGGTCGTTATGATTGCGTTGATGGGGTCCTTTGGATTATTACCGGCGGCCTTGTCGACGGGGATGGGATCTGAAATACAGAAGCCATTAGCAATTATGATTGTTGGCGGGCTTATTATTTGCTTGATCCTCTCCTTTTCCATTATTCCAATTATTTTCTATTACGCGCATCGTAAAGATTAA